CCACCTCTACTACAGGCCTTCCTCTCTACTCCCCACCAACCCCCACCCCAACTCACCCTTCCTTTGGGAAGAAAAACAATGATTCAgatcaaaaatgaagaaaatagctAACAGGGCAGAAGACAGACATTCAGAGGTAACAAGAGAGGGAAACATTTTCTAGGTGAGGTGGGGTAGAGGGAATGGAACTAGGATGCCTTTTAGAGTTTCTGTGACCAACATGGAACCTGACCCAAATCTCATGCATCAATGCTGATTTCAAGTGATGATTTAGaattaaagcactatgtaagtaGGACCTACAATGAAAAAACAAGAGTAACAAAATGGAATTGAAGCTCCTTCTGTTGGCCCTAGGACAATCCATCCTCCAAATTTCTCACCCTTTTCCCATATCTCACTATACAGTACACCATGGTATACTCCACCCTGCCCTGAAGATGATACAAAGGGGAAGGTAAAAAAAACTCAGGAAAGAAGTTTTATTTTCAAACTTCTAAGAAGGCATTACAAATGCCAGGTAGAAATCCAAACAAAACCCTAAAACCAAAATGAGAAGCATACCCTGGGGACAGCCAAGAGAAGTCCAGCCAACtggaggtggggagaaagggacACTCTAGGCTAAGAAATCTCACCCAGGAGCCTGAGTCTGTTCATTAGTGTCTCTGTATTAAGGAGCAAAAGATGGGGCAGAATGAACCCTACTCCCCACCATCTTGATGCTTCCCTGTATAATGGAGAGGAAAATCAGGGGACAGCAGCAGGTGGGTGTACAATATGGGAGGCACAACCCTTGGACAACACTGAGACTAGCCCCATGGACTTGATCAGCTCTTGCCATGGCAGTTGCTGCTACCTGCTCTCTAGTACCCCACTACTAAGAAAACCCAGAAGGATTGAGGCAAGCAGGCAGGCAAATGGAGTAGCCATGAGAAGCCTCTCAGAAGAGTGGGGCACATCAGACTAGGCACAGTAGCTTGGCTTGGGATGAGGCTATAGAAGGACACAGTCTGACTCCTGTTTTGACCGCTGCCGTCGTTCTCCAGCTGGACGTCCAGATGCAGCCCCTCTCTCCTGTATCAACATGAACAATTAGTCAACTATTAACCCTAGAAAAGTATCAGAGAAAATGGAATTTGGTCTTGTATGCTTATGGGACAGTAGAGAGGACAGAAGTAAGAGGAGGTGCTAATAGAACCTTAGGAGGGACGGTATTGGGGTGCTGTGGGAGTTTGAAAGTTAGAAAAACAGCAGCTAGGGACATAGATTAGAAGACAAAGAATTACTTGGGAGAAAGGACTAGCATTAAGGAGGGCCTGAAGAAAAGCAGGACTTGCCTGGGAAGGATACTAAAGCTAGTGCTGAGAAAACAGATGAACAGGGTGGGTTACCTGAGGTGATGGAGCACGGGGTGGCATAGGCTGCACCTGCTGTTGCTGGTATTCctcctgctgcagctgcctggcCAGTTCCAGATCACTGAGACCCAAGGTGccttgttgctgttgttgctgtagGGACAGGGCAATCATATAGtcctgaaaaggaaaagagggtcTGATCAGGGAAGATACTAGGGAAACTCAGGTCTAACTTTACAAATAAGTCCTGCATCCCCCCAAATCACCAGCTCTTTCTTCTTAGCAGCTAATgttgaaacaaaaaaattgattAACCTTGTATAATGCATGGCCAGAGATACCCGAGACAATAAATAAGGACGATCAGAAGGcagaagcagaaagaaaggaagtaaatgGATATTCTACATTTTATTCCCTAACCTGAGATCCATAGACCTAGgagtctgtggatagatttctggGGGTTtgtatggggaaaaaattaaaaatttattttcaccaGCCTCTTGACTGAAATCTAGCATTTCCTTTGATTATGAATtgaaaaaaaccaaccaaacaacaacaaaacccaaagATAAAATATTCTAAGAAGAGGTCTGGGACTTCACCAGAGTGCTGAAGGGGTTGATGGCACAAAGATGGTTAAGAACCTGgaatacatcatccaaaacaggttATACATCAAATGAACTCCCTTACTCTTCATCTTTCTGTTGCTCCCTGAAGCCAGCAGAAACCCCTGCTTGTCCCACTCACCTGATCCACTTGTCGTTGTGTCTCCTGAGACTGAGCCCCACTCCCTGCAGCAGCCTCCTTGCCCAGGGAGTGGCTTAGGCGGAAGTCGGAATCACAGAAGCAGCTGTCTCCATCCACATTGTGTAGGCTCTCCCAGACCACCTGTTCCTCCTGCAGAAAGCCCTGATCAGTgaccaggaggtagagatgactCTGTAGAAGCAGAGAAGTGTGCTCAGAAAATAGTTGATGGGAGCCTTGGGGATTTTCACAGAGCCACTACTGCTAGGAAGTAAATGAATCTCCTGggattagcaaaaaaaaaaaaaagtgtgagcATAATTTTGGCTACATACATCCTTTTTGAGTCCATGTTTCCATAGGATGATAGacttagaactaaaagggacctcagtgCATTATTTGGGAATAAAGGGTAtaacaatggatagaatgctggcctgGAGagtctctttctgagttcaaatccagcctcaaatgctagcagtgtgaccctgggcaagtcacttaaccctgtttgcctcagtttcctcattagtaaaatgaactagaaaagaaaatgacaagccactctagtatctctgccaagaaatcccaaatgggatcaccgAGAGTCAAACGTAAACAATGGCTATCTGAGCATAAATGTATGTCATCTCTGTGATTCTGTTCTCCCTAATACTGTCCCATCCTTTCTACAATGATTGCCTGCTACTCACAGGCTATGGAGATGGAGTCACAACTAAATTCTTCACTGAATCACAATAGTTTAAATAGAATGAATGGGGAGAATATGATGTAGGAAAGAGGTTAAGTGGGAATCTTAGGCAACCCCCTGAAACCTCTATTACCTTATGCTTGATCATAGTGCTAAAATGGTTGTTTCGGAAAAAAACACTGAGTTCTCCTTCCTTGGCAGCAGCTGTTAGCTCACATAGTCCATGGTATGTCAACTGCGCTGCTGTCACTTCCAGGAACTGCTCGGCAATTAGGCCTGGTAAGGAAGACACAGACCAGGCTGAACTTTTGTTCAGATCCAAAGCTCCAAATGGAAAGGATCACCCAGACAAGACCCTAAAACTCTAGGGGCCCTTTAAAGTCCAATCATCATTATCTCCCCAAACTTTACCTCCACCTCCCCTattgcttgccttagtttcctctcccTATAAAGCAGGAAGTGTTTTCTAAAGGTAGAGAGTAGAAGCATTACCTTCTGTCACCAAGTTGGTATCATTTGAATGCTTACAGGTGATAATCTTCTCTACCAATTGATTGTAACTCAGTTTGCCAACTGCACTCACAGCCTCAGGGCTCTGCCGGGATAATGAGGTGGAATGAATGAAGAgaatccctttctccctccctaccccAAAGAAAAAGTCTCCTATATCCCACCTTGGCTACAATCACATGACCAAAGATGCCTGATTGCTCAACTCATGAAGACTTAGTCTATATTTGCATGTTGTATTTGCACtttattttaatgtcttttatttAAGGTCAAAATGATCAGAAATTCCTATCAATCATTGCCCTCTATATTCTAATGGCCCATCTCAGTCCcccatcttttctttccctcttaataTCCATCCTGTTCCTGCTGCTCTCCTCAGTACCCATTCCTTTGGAGAAATTGAACTCCTTTCCCTCTTACCTGTGGATCCACTAGCCAACCATGGTAGAGGGGAATGCCAAGTAGGTCAAAGACACTGCACTCAGGCGTATACTCAAAATCAGAGACGCCTGTGAATCGCACGTTGACATCCAGACCCGTGGCCAGTTTGGGTAGTACTGTCATTGCATCATCCACATTCTGGGGGACAAAGAAGCCAGCCCATACCTCCACACACCTCCCAGAAGAGAATTCAATCCTGCTATTTCCATACTCCTGAGGCCCAACAGTGTGGATTCACCTCCCCCTAGACCCTTGTATGATCTCGCCCTCCCAATCCTTGTTTTTGCTTCTTCAACTCAAACAGACAAGAATCTTTCTGGGGAAAAGAACTCCTGCCTTAAAAGtattgggaaaagggaaaaatattagggaaggagggaaagagattcCTCTAAGTTGCCCTGTGGTGAAATGCCCACTTCCATTCCCTACAAATCTTCTTTCTTCAGGTCTCTAACTATTTTGGAAGTCCCTCCTGCCTTACCTGCTGAAAATTTAGTTGCAATGCTTCTGACTTCTCTTGTGGCTTGATGGATAGTAGGCAGTCTCCTACAGTAGAAAGTCCCTTATGAACTAACCCTGGCAAAGCTCCCAAACAGGTTATCCGTTATCTTGGAGAACTGGAGATCCATAATAGAACTCAGATATGAAGATACCTTAGAGTTCATCTGGTCTTAACCCCCTAATTTAATATATAAGCAAATAAGTCCAGAGAAGGCTACACAGAAAGGTTGTAGCCAAGCAACAGTTCTAATTCAAGTCTCCTGACTACCAATCCAGTGTTCTAGCCAGTCAGCCTTATAGAAAATGTCTAACAAGAAAAATTCcttgtttttctgaattttaaCTCTAGACAAATCAATTACCCACAGGGCTGCATTGAATACCACTCTAGCCCACATGCAGCTCACTCACCTAGGTGTGCCATTAGTTCATCTGATGTGATCATTTCCTTTTGAGGGGCTAGCTTCACCTGAAGATAAGAAGGAATACCCAAAGAATTAATGGTGTGTCTGTCCTTTCACAAGGTCCAGAATACAAAGCATTATAGAGAAAGAGACCTACAGAGGGAAAAAGCTAGGGGAATGAGGTGATATGAATTAAAACATGTACAATTATGATAAAAATGGAGATTAAATACCAGGAAAGAACTTCCCATTTTGCAAGGGAATAGGATAAAGAGGAATTGGATCTATCTCTGAGTTACTGAAATAGATAGCATAATTTCAAGTTCTATGGCATTTGAAAGAAACAGGAATAATGTGGAAggaagctggagaaggagatattCAACCTTCCTCTCAAAAGAAATTCTTCCTGTGCCTCTACATGTACACATGCACATACCTTCCACTGAAGAAAGAGGATGTTCATGATGGCAAGCAGTGGGCAAGGCCCATTGGTGCTCTGAGTGATAATGGGTGTCC
The window above is part of the Gracilinanus agilis isolate LMUSP501 chromosome 4, AgileGrace, whole genome shotgun sequence genome. Proteins encoded here:
- the MINDY1 gene encoding ubiquitin carboxyl-terminal hydrolase MINDY-1 yields the protein MEHPQPGQPSSDERTPEADTFENNQVLSKSELDPKGKDVQDTKGAVGGEDPEKQVSLLGEEKGNMESPPPDDSPPQPEPALETQASAEEVKVELNPQELPQSPSSHPQEPDFYCVKWIPWKGERTPIITQSTNGPCPLLAIMNILFLQWKVKLAPQKEMITSDELMAHLGDCLLSIKPQEKSEALQLNFQQNVDDAMTVLPKLATGLDVNVRFTGVSDFEYTPECSVFDLLGIPLYHGWLVDPQSPEAVSAVGKLSYNQLVEKIITCKHSNDTNLVTEGLIAEQFLEVTAAQLTYHGLCELTAAAKEGELSVFFRNNHFSTMIKHKSHLYLLVTDQGFLQEEQVVWESLHNVDGDSCFCDSDFRLSHSLGKEAAAGSGAQSQETQRQVDQDYMIALSLQQQQQQGTLGLSDLELARQLQQEEYQQQQVQPMPPRAPSPQERGAASGRPAGERRQRSKQESDCVLL